Proteins encoded in a region of the Benincasa hispida cultivar B227 chromosome 2, ASM972705v1, whole genome shotgun sequence genome:
- the LOC120071426 gene encoding probable xyloglucan 6-xylosyltransferase 5, whose protein sequence is MGLDNISAQKRTGSGGNSLPTTAATANGRRNRSFPGIPRGRQIQKTFNNIKITILCGFVTILVLRGTIGIGNLGSSEADAVNQNIIEETNRILAEIRSDGDPNDPDDLAETQINPNVTYTLGPKIANWNQERKVWLDQNPEFPNFVNKRARILLVTGSPPKPCDNPIGDHYLLKAIKNKIDYCRLHGIEIVYNLAHLDKELAGYWAKLPLIRRLMLSHPEVEWIWWMDSDALFTDMVFEIPLEKYDNYNLVVHGYPDLMFNQKSWIALNTGSFLFRNCQWSLDLLDAWAPMGPKGPIREEAGKILTANLKGRPAFEADDQSALIYLLLSQKDQWMDKVFLENSYYLHGYWAGLVDRYEEMIEKYHPGLGDERWPFVTHFVGCKPCGSYGDYPVERCLSSMERAFNFADNQVLKLYGFRHRGLLSPKIKRIRNETATPLESVDQNDIRRHVLHRSNAPPTK, encoded by the coding sequence ATGGGACTAGACAATATCTCAGCTCAGAAGAGAACCGGCAGTGGAGGAAATAGTTTACCCACCACTGCTGCCACCGCCAACGGCAGGAGAAACCGTTCCTTCCCCGGAATTCCCCGTGGCCGTCAGATCCAGAAGACTTTCAATAATATCAAGATCACCATACTCTGTGGTTTCGTCACCATCCTTGTTCTTCGTGGCACCATCGGTATCGGCAACCTTGGTAGCTCTGAGGCTGACGCTGTAAACCAGAATATCATCGAAGAAACCAACCGGATCCTCGCTGAGATTCGATCTGACGGCGACCCCAACGACCCGGATGATCTTGCCGAGACCCAAATCAACCCTAATGTCACTTACACGCTAGGACCTAAGATTGCGAACTGGAATCAGGAACGAAAGGTTTGGCTCGATCAGAACCCGGAATTTCCTAATTTTGTTAATAAAAGAGCTAGGATCTTGCTTGTTACTGGTTCTCCCCCAAAACCCTGCGACAACCCAATTGGGGATCATTATTTGTTGAAAGCAATCAAGAATAAGATTGACTATTGCAGGCTTCACGGGATTGAAATCGTGTACAATTTGGCTCATTTAGATAAGGAACTTGCTGGGTATTGGGCCAAGTTGCCGTTGATCCGGCGATTGATGCTGTCCCATCCTGAAGTTGAGTGGATTTGGTGGATGGACAGCGATGCATTATTTACTGATATGGTGTTTGAGATTCCTCTGGAAAAATATGATAACTATAATTTGGTCGTTCACGGGTACCCTGATTTGATGTTCAACCAAAAGTCCTGGATTGCACTCAATACAGGAAGCTTTTTGTTTAGGAATTGTCAGTGGTCTTTGGATTTGCTGGATGCTTGGGCTCCAATGGGACCAAAGGGTCCTATTAGAGAAGAGGCTGGGAAGATCTTGACTGCAAACTTGAAGGGAAGGCCAGCATTTGAGGCTGATGATCAGTCAGCTTTGATATATTTATTGCTTTCTCAGAAAGATCAATGGATGGATAAGGTGTTTCTTGAAAATTCATACTATTTGCATGGTTACTGGGCTGGATTAGTCGATAGGTATGAGGAAATGATTGAGAAGTATCACCCTGGATTGGGCGATGAAAGGTGGCCATTCGTGACACATTTTGTCGGTTGCAAACCTTGTGGTAGCTACGGAGACTATCCTGTTGAAAGGTGTTTGAGTAGCATGGAGAGGGCTTTCAATTTTGCTGACAATCAAGTTCTCAAGCTGTATGGCTTTCGCCATAGGGGCCTTTTGAGCCCCAAGATTAAGCGGATCAGGAATGAGACAGCCACTCCATTGGAGTCAGTTGATCAAAATGATATTCGGCGGCATGTTCTGCATCGAAGCAATGCTCCTCCCACCAAGTGA